agatacacccaaaaacccaaaactttaaaagattccccatcacatcgaattttgcggcacatgcatggaacattaaatatagataaaaaagataactaattacacagtttatgtaaatcacgaaacgaatcttttaagcctagttgctacatgattggataatgtttgtcaaataaaaacgaaaatgctacaatgtcaaaatccaaaaattttttgaatctaaacaaggccttaatttctCTGTGCGTAACTTTAAGTTGGCCCAATACCCTTGCTCTTTGGCCGGGCATGCATCATATTGATTCATTCACCTGCCACAGCAGGCCATGCTGGCCCGAGGCGCCGTGACTAGTGCAAGCGAGTGTTCATGACCGGATTAATAAATAGAAATTAAACATAAAGCAACTTCAACAGTTTGTTAAAACTTATTTGGCAAATCTATAATTTTGTCAAGTCTCAAAACCAAATGCCAAGTGAAAAAAGAGGTTTTCATTGCTATTTCGGCTTGGCAAAAGAACTTGACATCCTAAGATTTTTGCCAAAATCACAAAATTGAGCCTtcaacaagttggcaaaactagtTGGCAAATTAGGATACACGTGATGCCAAGCGATGGAGGACTTgacatatttgccaagtgaaggggGAATTTCGCCAAGCTCAGAAAATTGCCAAttagttttgccaacttgttggaaGCTGTTTTTTTATAGTTTTGACAAAAATTCTAGAATGCCAAATACTTTTAGCAAATTGTTAGAGTTCAGCCGACAAGATTGGCAAGGAGAACCAAGGTGCCGTAGTGCAACACTGCAACATCGTGCACGACACACCAATATCGCTATGTTCGGTAGGAACAAGGGTAAaccaatgttttaaatagcgggctatagaAAATAGCGTTTCCTATCCTAGACGCTATTTGCGCTGTAGCGAacgctatagcggcgctatagcccCGCTATAGCGGCTGCTGTACACAGCAGCGTGCTGTAGCTATCCACGCTATAGCGAGCTATTTATTTGGAAACAGGCAAATTATATAATAGACAACAACAAGTTCAAGCAACCATCATATTTCACAATCACAAATCACAGGTGTTTCACAGTATAAATGTTTAATACATAACTAACTCATAATCATAATGCATGACTGTATAGTGCATAACCACAAGTGCATAAGCACAGTACAACAAATAAGTGCATGACAACATGATCATAGATAAACAGCAATAGCGCGCAAATAGCGGCGCTATGGCGCTATTTCAATTTAGCGGCGCTAAAGCGCGCTATAGCGCCAAAAGCGCTGATAGCGTAAAAATGAGGTATAGCTTCGCGTCGACTTATTCTGGCTCCTATAGCGACACTATAGCGCAAAAATAGCGCGCTATTTAAAATATTGGGGTAAACACAGGCAATGCGTTGTGCATATTGTGAAGTCGACATGTATATATgtggtgcttatatatatatatatatatatatatatatatatatatatatatatatatatatataacgacACAGACGTTTCTTTTTCTTTAGCTGAGTTTGATAGTAGATACTCTCTCTAGCCTAGAATATAGTGCATTCTACaaattttaagataaattaagaaCATAAAAGATGTATGTACCCTAAATAGACACTATTCATCAACGTGATTAATGGTGATTGATTGGTAAATAGAAAGTATTTAAtgtaaaattagtttttatCCTCTAGAATACATCATATTTGTGgagaaaagtttgaatacacTATATATATTACAGGATGGAGAGAGTAGATAATAATAATGGTAGCTTAGCTCGAGGCATGTATCAGCGTGTTAAAAGTATAAATAATTAATTCTAGCAGTCGCGTTATTTGCGTGGATCTCTTGAAAAAGTAGGATAATTGTTGCTACATACTGTAGCTAGGTGCATGCATTTGAGTTGCGTCCACTGCTGGATGCCTAACTGTCGGATATATATACACACTCGTACAATTACATTGACGTGCTACTTTCATGCATGTGATGGAACGTATCTTGCACCACTGTACCTAATATTACACATAAAGTGCTAGACCTATAGTATGTCAGTTTGTCGATCGTGCCATCCATCCACGCATCCATGCACAGTACTAGCGACGCTATCGAATCAATGGTTTCCCTCCCCAGTTCCATCATCGCATCGCGTCGGCCGGCCGTCTTTCCTAGACGACGACGACCGCCGTAGGTGGCGGCAGCATGCAGAATGCTACTACTTGCTACATCATCATATCATGTGTTGGATTTGACGACGCGAAACACCAAGACACAGCGCGTGTTTTTGGCCGTGGCTCCCGGGCGCGATGCGACCCATCCCTTTCGCGaacccccaccaccaccactttaCAGTCATTGGAACCACAACGACAGCGAGTAGTCGATCCGCTCCGCCCGCGCGCCCGCCCGGCGTGACGGGCGGAtccgcgtcgtcgatcgccCGGGTGGCGCGCGCTACACATGCACGCGGCTGTGAGGTCGTGGGAACCACCAGCCTACGACTTGAGGCGCGGAGCCGCTGTGCTGGGCAGCAGTGGAAGAGCCGATCCGCGCGGGCGGCCGCCGTGCGATCACTTGACTTCTCCAGGTGATGCGTGACGGATGGGATGCGCCGGATCGCGGGACGGGACGGGGCCGGGCGCGCCTAGTAGTGTCACTGTTTGGTCCCGTCTCTCGCACCACCACACACGAGGTCCCGTTCTTTCCCGGGAACAGGAGCGCGTCGTCAATCAATCGGCAGACCAGACGGTCGTGTCAGCAGGCCCGGGTGTTTTCTAGTACTCGCATCGGTGTGCCTCATGGGTGTACTGTACTGGTGTGTGGTGCGAGACGGAACTCCTAGTACTAGTACTGCTTGTCGCTTCATCAGTCCAACTAAATTCAGTTTGTACCGTGTGTCGATTGTGCAGACGCCGTGTACCCATCTTTACATTCTCTAGTACGCCGCTAGCTACTCCTGTGATTTGTGATTAGTGTTCTTCCCACCTACTGTAGCTAGTACTATAACCTTCTTTTAAGAGCCTGGGACCATCTCTAAATTAACTTGCAAACCTGCTCTTGCGTTGCAACGGAAATCCAATACATAAAGGAATCAAACTCCGTATCATCATCCCATGGATGTAACGAATTCGTATTGGAATTGGACCTATGTTTAGTAAACACAAGTTATCCTAACATATATAAGTACATAGGTCATAAATTCAGGTCACATACGAATAGCTATATATTTAGGTAGCTATGAGGAgatgaaataaaaaaaaccTTTATTATTAAGGAGGACAAAGTCATCACACCTCTCACTATAGCATAGCTACAGCTTAATAAATTATGATGTTTCTTCTGAAGTAAtaaatacagaaaaatactaagacctATATGACTAATATAAAGCCTGACTATAGCTTACaaccacaacaacaacaacaacaacaacaaaactaATAATTCGAACCAAGCACACTTCATGCCTGAAATAGAAGATATGTAAATAAAAtttagagaaaataaaaagcccAATACAAGACCGTCCTATCCCTCGCTGGTTGAGATGAACGTAGCAGTTTGGCTGTTATTTTTCCTAATTATTGGTTGGTTGTTTTGAATCACACTAAGTTTTAAAAAAATCTCAAAATTTCCTACCAAAAATCAAAGAAATGAGGTGGTTGAAGACCCACAGTACAGTTTTTGAACTCTGGATTtcgagagcatctccaagagtgtcCAATATTTCTTCCGAATCCACGATTTTTGGGAAGAATGAAAAAAATCCATCTCCAACAACACCCAAACTCACCTCTCAATCTTTTGGCACTTGGGAAAAAACCATTCTTACACATAAAGATATTTTTTCCCCTAGCGTATAAATCGGTCAATCTAAAGATGGAAGGACATGGAAAAGATTAAAGAGTAGGAAAATGTTCATGATGCAAATGTACaagagaaaaaatatataaaagtgGCTAGGATAATTTAGAAATACTTGGAGATGACCTTCTTTATTCTTGATGTATAGGATTCTTAGATTTTAGGAGTAGATTATTGGAAACCTTTGGAGATGAGCTTCTTTATTCCTCCCAATACTTTTTTGAGAGTTGCAAATCTTCGTGTTtctaagaaaaaaatattggGTACTCTTggggatgctctatattttaggaTGATGGGAGCAACATAATCGCCATGGGAAAGAAGGTAGtacttgcccaagagatttttTTATCTCTAGCATGTTAGGAATGATTCGATTATTGCTTTGAAAACAAGGATAATAAGGAACCCCTTTATGATTGGATTTACTATATCTCCGTCTGTCTCTAAAAAAAGAGTCATTATCGCTTCTCAAAAAGTCAACAACTTTTAACCTTGACCAAATACATTTaacaaaatattaatatttatggtatataattagtatcattaggtaGATCGTTgaatatacttttataataaacttatttggagatataaatgttgcacgtattttctataaGAATCTAGTAAAAGTTAAGAAAGTTTGATCAGCATGATTCACATAGAGAGTTATTTTTAGAGACGGACGGAGTATATGTACTCCCTTCATCCTGTAATATAGTACACTTAAGCAACTTAAGCAGTAAAAAAATTATACCAAATACACAAGAGATTTTAGGAAAACAAGAGATAGTTTTGCATTATATGGTAGCACAAATTTGATATTTGTCATTTATTAACCAATCTCCACATGATACTGTTTGATTAGAAAATGGAGTAAGGGAATATGTGTGTTTTGTATTATCTTTTATTTTATCGTAAAATCTATAAAATACACTATATTACATTACATGATAGATAGAAAGGGTGTAATGATTTATTCGTGTGGAACTTCAAAcgaatttgaattttgaaatctAGCACGGGGTGGCATGCAGAAACAGAAGCATGCACAGATTAACACATATACCACTACACAtaaggacactcacaatgcaagactctatcacagagtccaagacaattaattacatattatttatggtattttgctgatgtggcagcatatttattgaagaaagaggtaaaaaaaataagactccaagtcttatttagactctaagtccacattgttcgaggtaataaataactttagactctatgatagagtatgcattgtgagtgccctaagggcactcccaatgcaagactctatcacagagtccaagacaattaattatatattatttatagtattttgctgatgtggcagcatatttattgaagaaagaggtagaaaaaataagactccaagtcttatttagactccaagtccacattattcgaggtaataaataactttagacttcaTGAGCAGGACGTAGGACCACGAGTCCACCACACATACACACCACACTTACGTTGTTGACAACCCTACAGCTACATCGATCCCCctccaacacacacacacacacacacagctgGTCCCAAACAGGAGAGGAGGTGACGACGACGTCCCCACAGCTGTGCACTGCAAAGCAACacacggccggccggcccctcCTGACCTGCTCGCCTTCCGACTCCAATCCATCGCATTCCATTCACCCCATATCCTGCAATAATAATATTCTAACCTCGCTCGCCGCAATCCATGAGGAGCTGAGGCAGGATCGATCGGAGCAACCAAACGTCGCCTCCAAACGCGCACTAGCGGCGCGCGGGCGCGGCACCTACCTTTCCTCCATCACTTCGCCTTCCTCTCCCAATCAAACCCTAACCCTACacccctgcctgcctgcctgcctgcctgctgctCCCCACCATCCCATCCCTAGCTAGCTACACCACCGAGTCGATCGATTTAGCAGGATGAGCCAGCGAGATGCGCATGACGGCGGGGACGACGACTACACCACCGGCCGCAGCGCGGGCGCGGCCGCGAGCATCGATTCCTTCTCGCAGCTGCCGTTCATCCGCCCGCAGAAGCAGCaccagcagccgccgccgcgaaGCTCCGCCGCCGGGACATCATCCGGCATCCGGCTGTTCGGCGTCGACGTCCCACCGGACGCTGCTGCCCCGGGGCCGGCGGCCTCCCCACGCGCCGACGTCGTGGAGGAAGAAGATAGCTCCGTCAACGAAAGCACCGCCAACGCCAACGCCGCTGCCGAGCCGGCGGCAGGCAGTACtgacagcggcggcggcggcggaggaggaggagggaccCGGAAGTTCGAGTGCCACTACTGCTGCCGGAACTTCCCGACGTCGCAGGCGCTGGGCGGGCACCAGAACGCGCACAAGCGGGAGCGGCAGCACGCGAAGCGCGCGCAGTTCCAGACCGCCATGGCCATGCACCACAGCCAGTACTACTACCCGCACCCGGCAGTCCCGGACCCCGCAGCCCACCTCTACCCCGCCTTCGCAGCTTACAGACACCACCACCGCTtcaccgccgcgccgccgccgccgccgccgcactacCCCTCGTGGGCGGGCGCCAGCCGGTACTACAGCGGACCCGGGTCCATCTCGCAGCCGATCAACGGCAGCCCGGTGACGCCGTCGTCCGGGCTGTGGCAGCAGGTCCCCACAGGCGCCGCCGGCATCGGAGTGGGGACTCCGGCTCCGCCGTTGGCCGCGCGACGTCAAGAACAGCCCTCCGTTCAACCACTTCCGATGATGATGCTCGGAGGCGAGGAACCAGCTGTGGTGGTGCGGGGAGCTGGCTCGGCGCCCTTCTCGCCGTCGACctcctcctcgtcatcgtcgGCTTCGCCTCATGAGcgccgccccgccccgccgGAGTCTAAAGAGAATAATGTGAGTTTGGATCTGAGCTTGTAGTCGCGAGAAATGACAGTCGATCGGCCACAGACTTAAAATTGCTCGTCTTTTACGAAACAAAATTGAGTgccctcttctttttttttttttggcctcCTCTCCTATGCATGCTTGCAATTGTTCAGTTCAGCTTGGTGTTCAATCAAAGATAACAAAACAAATGATTCTCTCTCAACTGTTTATCTGCACTTTTCGAATTGTTCAGTTCCTTTTGAGCATTTCTTTTAGCTCAAATTTCGTATACTGAAAAAATTAAAGGGGTTTGAGTAATTTTATAATTTTAGAACTTGTGCTATCCATAAACATAGGCTTTGCCGAAGTACATTCGGAACTCCGCATGATGCACTTCTCGAAAGATTTGAACTTCTTGTGCGTTAATTAACCTGCACCCATTTAAGATATTCTATAATTCAGAAATCAGTGCATTCATTTCAAAATCCAAACTTCCATGATTTATGAATTCGAATATCATGCCTTATTCTGCGGTGGTGTTGATTTCGCTTTGATAAACAATTAAAATGGTCATTTCACTAAGCTGTGAGGGAAACGAGCATACATGGAGGCTTTTGGAGCGTGTGGCGCTTTGTTTAGCAAGCCTTATTCTGAAATTATAATATGTTTATTTGATCGTCAGGTTTGAAAGTATTATTACTTTCTGAATGGCTACTTATATTAAATGTTTAATCATCTATATATCAGGCCCAGTACCTTCGGAAAAGAGCATGTAGTCGTATTTTCTTATACTGTTAAACACCGATTGACTGTCAACAAATTGCTAGTGAAAAAATTCGGAAAAGAGAAAATCATGaatttggttttggctactgtaacactttcgtttgtatttgaaaattattgttcaatcatggactaactaggctcaaaagatttgtctcgcaaattacatgtaaactgtgcaattattttttgttttcgtctatatttaatattccatgcatgcctccgaagattcgatgtgataggaaatcttagaaaattttgaaaactaaatcAGGCCTTACCTTCTTCGTGGTCGTTCTGAAGTGCGTAAAAACAAACTTTGGTTGTGTCGTCTGCCAAAAAGAAGGGGATGGGACCACTGATGAAAATATTCACTTTTGAGGTTTCTATTTTAGTTATTAGTGGCACCTTGGATGATGGTGAATGACTCTTAATTATCTTGCATGTTGAGTTATATACCTTGGATGATGGTGAATGACCCtttaggcatgctgagctaatgatatatatgtttacatgatGGTGAATGACTCTTAATTATCTCCCTTTAATTCACTAccgtgtaccatgaaaccataaGATGCAGAACTTGGGTATATGAAATTATATAAACATTCTTATGCATCCCAACAAAAACTGCAATCTGCCTTTAAGGAAAAGTCTGGAAAGCTGTTGTTCAATAATTGCATATTTCTTAAAAAGAGTGCAGCAGTAGTAGAATAATCATTTCATCCATCATCGTATATGGGAAAGTCAGACAATTAAGCCAACTTTTGAAGCTTTTGAATCATATACATAGGACACCTGATTACTTAAACAAATCTCTCTTTAGTGCTCCTTATTATCAGATGCTAGTTTTGAATAACAAGCAGCTAGGTGCAGTGCAGCGAATATATAGGtctacta
This window of the Sorghum bicolor cultivar BTx623 chromosome 7, Sorghum_bicolor_NCBIv3, whole genome shotgun sequence genome carries:
- the LOC8080654 gene encoding zinc finger protein 8, which gives rise to MSQRDAHDGGDDDYTTGRSAGAAASIDSFSQLPFIRPQKQHQQPPPRSSAAGTSSGIRLFGVDVPPDAAAPGPAASPRADVVEEEDSSVNESTANANAAAEPAAGSTDSGGGGGGGGGTRKFECHYCCRNFPTSQALGGHQNAHKRERQHAKRAQFQTAMAMHHSQYYYPHPAVPDPAAHLYPAFAAYRHHHRFTAAPPPPPPHYPSWAGASRYYSGPGSISQPINGSPVTPSSGLWQQVPTGAAGIGVGTPAPPLAARRQEQPSVQPLPMMMLGGEEPAVVVRGAGSAPFSPSTSSSSSSASPHERRPAPPESKENNVSLDLSL